A genomic segment from Truepera sp. encodes:
- a CDS encoding metallophosphoesterase, whose product MIKVIAIGDVHGQWPELWRVLKAAAAATPTLEPTQAVIEGRYKVVCVGDLVHYKEARDYANAVGEEPYDPTDSDHLRRAAKAQIRELYRFKRYVDQAGGNVSVILGNHDEAARDHRYQLSTRGGMNHVEFDPSKGGLELPADLKEWFGAMPREVVFHGVQFAHAGPLPGMQVFDDFFYHDPDTKSWWFNKPELVKQAGHRFGVYGHTVMKEGVYVDRENGFAMIDALGKLQFMELLLDDDRLDFSVMQL is encoded by the coding sequence GTGATCAAGGTGATCGCCATCGGCGACGTGCACGGGCAGTGGCCGGAGTTGTGGCGCGTCCTCAAGGCCGCCGCGGCCGCCACCCCCACGCTTGAACCCACCCAAGCCGTGATAGAGGGGCGCTACAAGGTGGTCTGCGTCGGCGACCTGGTCCACTACAAGGAGGCCCGTGATTACGCCAACGCGGTGGGTGAGGAGCCCTACGACCCGACCGACTCCGATCACCTGAGGCGGGCGGCCAAGGCGCAGATCCGTGAGCTGTACCGCTTCAAGCGCTACGTCGATCAGGCGGGTGGCAACGTCTCGGTCATCCTCGGCAACCACGACGAGGCCGCGCGCGACCACCGCTACCAGCTCTCCACGCGGGGCGGCATGAACCACGTCGAGTTCGACCCGTCCAAGGGTGGCCTGGAGCTACCCGCCGACCTCAAGGAGTGGTTCGGCGCCATGCCCAGGGAGGTCGTCTTCCATGGCGTCCAGTTCGCCCACGCGGGGCCACTGCCGGGCATGCAGGTGTTCGACGACTTCTTCTATCACGACCCCGACACCAAGTCGTGGTGGTTCAACAAGCCGGAGCTGGTCAAGCAGGCGGGCCACCGCTTCGGGGTCTACGGCCACACCGTGATGAAAGAGGGGGTCTACGTCGACCGCGAGAACGGCTTCGCCATGATCGACGCCTTGGGGAAGCTGCAGTTCATGGAGCTGTTGCTGGACGACGACCGGCTCGATTTCAGCGTCATGCAGCTCTGA
- a CDS encoding DMT family transporter translates to MPAEQRPALTGYALVALAALLWALLGVFSKNLLAAGIGAIEIAFWRAALGGALFAVHASIEGRLRLLRRSDALAFVAFALVGVTLFYTALNLAIDAGGVSLAFILLYSAPAFVAVLAAIFLAERLTPLKAALVGMSILGVVLVAQGGESGMIVSVRSVTWGLVAGASYASYYLFGKWVLRRYRPATIYALVLPLGALGLAPFTPFAAIKGATLETWAYLLLMAGLSTYVAYFVYYTGLKRVEASRAVLVATIEPVVAAGLAAWLFGERLGVLGIIGGALVVGAAMLSALPPRPGRPGTRSAATRPPGR, encoded by the coding sequence GTGCCGGCCGAGCAACGCCCGGCGCTGACGGGGTATGCCCTCGTCGCGCTCGCAGCACTCTTGTGGGCGCTCCTCGGGGTGTTCTCCAAGAACCTGCTGGCGGCGGGAATCGGCGCCATCGAGATCGCCTTCTGGCGCGCCGCCCTGGGTGGCGCGCTGTTCGCCGTACACGCTTCCATCGAGGGACGCCTGCGCCTCCTGAGACGCTCCGACGCCTTGGCGTTCGTGGCGTTCGCGCTGGTGGGCGTCACGCTCTTCTATACGGCCCTCAACCTGGCCATCGACGCCGGGGGAGTGAGCCTCGCGTTCATCCTGCTCTACTCGGCGCCCGCCTTCGTGGCGGTTCTCGCCGCGATCTTCCTCGCCGAGAGGCTCACGCCGCTCAAGGCCGCGCTCGTGGGCATGTCGATCTTGGGCGTGGTCCTCGTCGCTCAAGGCGGGGAGTCGGGCATGATCGTCAGCGTCCGCAGCGTGACGTGGGGCCTCGTCGCCGGGGCCTCTTACGCCAGTTATTACCTGTTCGGGAAGTGGGTGTTGCGGCGTTACAGACCCGCCACGATCTACGCCCTCGTGCTGCCACTCGGCGCCCTGGGCCTGGCTCCTTTCACCCCGTTCGCCGCCATCAAGGGCGCGACTCTCGAGACCTGGGCCTACCTGCTGCTCATGGCCGGGCTGTCCACCTACGTCGCGTACTTCGTTTACTACACGGGTCTGAAGCGCGTCGAGGCGTCACGCGCGGTGCTCGTGGCCACCATCGAGCCGGTGGTGGCAGCGGGGCTGGCGGCTTGGCTCTTCGGCGAGCGCCTTGGTGTTCTCGGCATCATCGGGGGCGCACTCGTCGTCGGCGCCGCCATGCTGTCGGCACTGCCCCCGCGCCCTGGACGACCAGGAACGAGGAGCGCCGCGACCCGCCCGCCCGGGCGTTGA
- a CDS encoding argininosuccinate synthase encodes MSKGKPKAVDKVVLAYSGGLDTSVILHWIKATYGAEVVAFTADIGQGDEVAEAKAKALRTGAVAAYAVDLQEEFAAEFVFPVLRAAAIYEGYYLLGTSFARPLIARKMIEIAESEGADAVAHGATGKGNDQVRFELSAYALKPDVRVIAPWREWNLRGREDCIAYAKEHGIDVPVTKEKPYSTDANSFHISYEGGVLEDPWVEPPRGMWKLTVDPEEAPNEAQVVTVSFENGNPVAIDGERLSPARLLAKANAIAGRHGVGRADIVENRFVGMKSRGCYETPGGTLLFHAHKAVESLALDRQVLQLRDELVPRYAAAVYNGFWFAPERLAMQNLMDDIQQVVTGDARLKLYKGGVSVLGRRSPNSLYRQDVVTFEEDHVYDQADADGFIKLNALRLRIARQLSTEARG; translated from the coding sequence GTGAGCAAGGGCAAGCCGAAAGCAGTCGATAAGGTCGTACTGGCCTATTCGGGGGGTCTCGACACCTCCGTGATCCTTCACTGGATCAAGGCCACGTACGGCGCCGAGGTAGTGGCGTTCACCGCCGACATCGGCCAAGGTGACGAGGTGGCCGAAGCCAAGGCCAAAGCGCTGCGCACGGGCGCGGTGGCGGCATACGCCGTCGACCTGCAGGAGGAGTTCGCGGCGGAGTTCGTCTTCCCGGTCCTGCGGGCCGCAGCGATCTACGAGGGCTACTACTTGCTCGGAACGTCGTTCGCCAGGCCGCTGATCGCCAGGAAGATGATCGAGATAGCGGAGTCGGAGGGCGCAGACGCCGTCGCCCACGGCGCGACGGGCAAGGGCAACGACCAGGTCCGCTTCGAACTCTCGGCCTACGCCCTCAAGCCCGATGTCCGCGTGATAGCCCCCTGGCGTGAGTGGAACCTCCGCGGCCGCGAGGACTGCATAGCGTACGCCAAGGAACACGGCATCGACGTGCCCGTCACCAAGGAGAAGCCCTACTCCACCGACGCCAACTCGTTCCACATCTCCTACGAGGGCGGCGTCCTCGAGGACCCGTGGGTCGAGCCGCCACGCGGCATGTGGAAGCTGACCGTCGACCCGGAGGAGGCGCCCAACGAAGCTCAGGTCGTCACCGTGTCATTCGAGAACGGTAACCCCGTCGCCATCGACGGCGAGCGCCTCTCGCCGGCGCGGCTCCTCGCCAAAGCGAACGCCATCGCCGGAAGGCACGGCGTGGGCCGGGCCGACATAGTGGAGAACCGCTTCGTGGGCATGAAGTCGCGCGGTTGTTACGAGACGCCCGGCGGCACGCTGCTGTTCCACGCGCACAAGGCCGTCGAATCGCTGGCGCTGGACCGTCAGGTATTGCAACTTCGCGACGAGCTCGTTCCCCGTTACGCGGCGGCCGTGTACAACGGCTTCTGGTTCGCACCCGAGCGGTTGGCCATGCAGAACCTGATGGACGACATCCAGCAGGTCGTTACGGGCGACGCCCGCCTCAAGCTCTACAAGGGCGGGGTAAGCGTGCTCGGCCGCCGTTCGCCCAACAGCCTCTACCGCCAGGACGTCGTGACCTTCGAGGAGGACCACGTCTACGACCAGGCCGACGCCGACGGCTTCATCAAGCTAAACGCCCTGAGGCTCAGGATCGCCCGGCAGTTGAGCACCGAGGCGAGGGGCTAG